GAAAAAATTTATTTTTGATGATTGTCGTTGACTCTCACGTTGCGTGATAGCTTATTGTTTAAAGTAGAAAGGGGGGATTGCTGATGAAAGTAAAAGAAGTTGCTGATCTAAGTGGTGTGAGTGTGCGGACGCTTCATTACTACGATGAGATCGGGATTCTGTGTCCGGGGGAAACGACGGCTAAAGGGTACCGGATCTATACAGATGAAGATCTTCAGGTGTTGCAGCAAATTCTATTCTTTAAAGAGATGGGATTTCCCTTAAAGAAAATCCATGAGATTATCCATTCTGCTGACTTTGATCGAATCGAAGCAATGGAGATGCACCGGAGCGCATTGCTGGAAAAGAGAAGTCGGCTAGATCGGATGTTAGAAACGGTAGAGAAGACGATTAAAAACGCGAAAGGAGAGGGGAACATGACGAATGAAGAAAGATTTGAAGGGTTTGATTTTAGCCAAAACCCTTATGAAGAAGAGGCGAGAGAGAAATATGGAGACCAGGCCGTGGATGAATCTTGGCAAGCGATCAAGAAAATGGACCCGGAGAAGATAAAAGAACAGACGGGGATCATCTATACAAAACTTGCTAAGTTGAGAAAGGGTGATCCAAGTTCCCCGGAAGCGCAAGAAGCTATA
The nucleotide sequence above comes from Pontibacillus chungwhensis. Encoded proteins:
- a CDS encoding MerR family transcriptional regulator is translated as MLMKVKEVADLSGVSVRTLHYYDEIGILCPGETTAKGYRIYTDEDLQVLQQILFFKEMGFPLKKIHEIIHSADFDRIEAMEMHRSALLEKRSRLDRMLETVEKTIKNAKGEGNMTNEERFEGFDFSQNPYEEEAREKYGDQAVDESWQAIKKMDPEKIKEQTGIIYTKLAKLRKGDPSSPEAQEAIEEWYHFLNRIGHYPPEAFRGLGQLYVDDERFTQNIDQYGEGLAAFMKEAMTSFADRKK